The Streptomyces sp. NBC_01268 genome window below encodes:
- a CDS encoding TauD/TfdA family dioxygenase — protein MTTFAPNPAVTEDGISVVREPGKPAVVQVPRHATMAEATVWLDARRADIQAELHRSGAVLLRGLPMTDAATFAEARDALIATRAGYKEKATPRTDFGEGVFSSTDLPAIQPIRLHNENSYTLDFPGVLLFGCVTAPETGGATTVGDMRRALALLPDELVARFTEAGWLLVRNYSDLAGMPWRKAFSSEEPAGAEEYCDEHAIGYEWLDEDTLRTRQLRSAVITHPVTGERVWFNHFAFWNARGLDEDVREVLTETFGADGLPFDTRLGDGTALTDAEVDAIIDAYQAVTVRETWQDGDLMLVDNILCAHGREAYTGARKILVAMGEPVPLADCAPTVAPSATPFGM, from the coding sequence ATGACCACCTTCGCCCCGAACCCGGCCGTCACCGAGGACGGCATCAGCGTCGTCCGTGAGCCCGGCAAGCCCGCCGTCGTCCAGGTCCCCCGCCACGCGACGATGGCCGAGGCCACCGTGTGGCTCGACGCCCGGCGCGCCGACATCCAGGCCGAGCTGCACCGCTCCGGCGCCGTCCTGCTCCGCGGCCTCCCCATGACGGACGCGGCGACCTTCGCCGAGGCCCGCGACGCGCTGATCGCCACCCGCGCCGGATACAAGGAGAAGGCCACCCCGCGCACCGACTTCGGCGAGGGCGTCTTCTCCTCCACCGACCTGCCGGCCATCCAGCCGATCCGCCTCCACAACGAGAACAGCTACACCCTCGACTTCCCGGGCGTCCTCCTCTTCGGCTGCGTCACCGCCCCCGAGACCGGCGGCGCCACCACCGTCGGCGACATGCGGCGCGCCCTCGCGCTCCTCCCCGACGAGCTCGTCGCCCGCTTCACCGAGGCCGGCTGGCTCCTCGTCCGCAACTACTCCGACCTCGCGGGCATGCCCTGGCGCAAGGCCTTCTCCTCGGAGGAGCCGGCCGGCGCCGAGGAGTACTGCGACGAGCACGCCATCGGCTACGAATGGCTCGACGAGGACACCCTCCGCACCCGCCAGCTCCGCTCCGCCGTCATCACCCACCCGGTCACCGGCGAGCGCGTCTGGTTCAACCACTTCGCCTTCTGGAACGCCCGCGGCCTCGACGAGGACGTCCGCGAGGTCCTCACCGAGACCTTCGGCGCCGACGGCCTCCCCTTCGACACCCGCCTCGGCGACGGCACCGCCCTCACCGACGCCGAGGTCGACGCCATCATCGACGCCTACCAGGCCGTCACCGTCCGCGAGACCTGGCAGGACGGCGACCTGATGCTCGTCGACAACATCCTCTGCGCCCACGGCCGCGAGGCGTACACCGGCGCCCGCAAGATCCTCGTCGCCATGGGCGAGCCCGTGCCGCTCGCCGACTGCGCCCCGACCGTCGCCCCCTCCGCCACCCCGTTCGGAATGTGA
- a CDS encoding non-ribosomal peptide synthetase — protein MTAVLPEPATLAAPSAVAAPAPLVGPADCACAACAAGTGHADLLARLATAPGGRTAVVAADRSLTFDELRAEATAVAARLTALGAGPESVVALCLPRGAGLVTALIGTLTAGAAYLPVDPALPADRRRYLLEDSGADLVVLDAPGESPAPGARTVTLAELTAAPDADAAYRPAPVTAGTLAYVIYTSGSTGRPKGVEIGRGAASLLLAELEGVGAATGDACRVGWNASPSFDASVQQWVRLCRGDTLVMIDEETRRDPSLLAAFIDAQGLTDLDITPSHADPLLDLLTPDGGPRPLTLLVGGEAISPALWDRLAAAHTSGLLRALNVYGPTETTVDATAGWIDRPGQAHIGTVLPGLRMRLLDEELTPVAAGEAGELYLAGPRVARGYRNRPVLTAERFLADPDPAADGGRMYRTGDRCRLLPDGRLVYLGRADGQVKLRGHRIELPEIEAALTRQDGVAEAAVVLGEDASGTPALIAYHRGGDPEALRTGLAATLPAYMLPAAFVPVERFTTTPSGKLDRSVLPTRVEAPAAAPQDTAPGTGLEGRAEELIGRVWKEVLGAASIGPDDNFFKLGGHSLLAIKLVSRVRAELSVALPVKAVYANPRLRDLAAHIEELTAARDA, from the coding sequence ATGACCGCCGTCCTCCCCGAGCCCGCCACCCTCGCCGCGCCCTCCGCCGTCGCGGCCCCCGCCCCGCTCGTCGGACCCGCCGACTGCGCCTGCGCCGCCTGCGCCGCGGGCACCGGCCACGCCGACCTCCTCGCCCGGCTCGCCACCGCCCCCGGCGGCCGTACCGCGGTGGTCGCCGCCGACCGCAGCCTCACCTTCGACGAACTGCGCGCCGAGGCCACCGCCGTCGCCGCCCGCCTCACCGCCCTCGGCGCCGGACCCGAGAGCGTCGTCGCGCTCTGCCTGCCGCGCGGCGCCGGGCTCGTCACCGCCCTCATCGGCACGCTCACCGCGGGCGCCGCCTACCTGCCGGTCGACCCGGCGCTCCCCGCCGACCGCCGCCGCTACCTCCTGGAGGACTCCGGCGCCGACCTCGTCGTCCTCGACGCCCCGGGCGAGTCCCCGGCGCCCGGCGCCCGCACCGTCACCCTCGCCGAGCTGACGGCCGCCCCCGACGCCGACGCCGCCTACCGCCCGGCGCCCGTGACCGCCGGCACCCTCGCCTACGTCATCTACACCTCCGGCTCCACCGGCCGCCCCAAGGGCGTCGAGATCGGCCGCGGCGCCGCCTCGCTGCTCCTCGCCGAGCTGGAGGGCGTCGGCGCCGCCACCGGCGACGCCTGCCGCGTCGGCTGGAACGCCTCGCCGTCCTTCGACGCCTCCGTGCAGCAGTGGGTACGGCTCTGCCGCGGCGACACCCTCGTCATGATCGACGAGGAGACCCGCCGCGACCCGTCCCTCCTCGCCGCGTTCATCGACGCGCAGGGCCTCACCGACCTCGACATCACGCCCTCGCACGCCGACCCGCTGCTCGACCTGCTCACCCCCGACGGCGGGCCCCGCCCGCTCACCCTCCTCGTCGGCGGCGAGGCCATCAGCCCCGCCCTGTGGGACCGGCTGGCCGCCGCCCACACCTCGGGCCTGCTGCGCGCCCTCAACGTGTACGGCCCGACCGAGACCACCGTCGACGCCACCGCCGGCTGGATCGACCGGCCCGGCCAGGCGCACATCGGCACCGTCCTGCCCGGCCTGCGGATGCGCCTCCTCGACGAGGAGCTGACCCCGGTCGCCGCCGGCGAGGCGGGCGAGCTGTACCTCGCCGGACCGCGCGTGGCCCGCGGCTACCGCAACCGGCCCGTCCTCACCGCCGAGCGCTTCCTCGCCGACCCCGACCCCGCCGCCGACGGCGGCCGCATGTACCGCACCGGCGACCGCTGCCGCCTCCTCCCGGACGGCCGGCTCGTCTACCTCGGCCGCGCCGACGGCCAGGTCAAGCTGCGCGGCCACCGCATCGAGCTCCCGGAGATCGAGGCGGCCCTCACCCGCCAGGACGGCGTCGCCGAAGCCGCCGTCGTCCTCGGCGAGGACGCCTCCGGCACCCCGGCCCTGATCGCCTACCACCGGGGCGGCGACCCCGAGGCCCTCCGCACCGGCCTCGCCGCCACCCTCCCCGCGTACATGCTGCCCGCGGCCTTCGTGCCGGTGGAGCGCTTCACCACCACCCCCAGCGGCAAGCTGGACCGCTCCGTCCTGCCGACCCGCGTCGAGGCCCCCGCCGCCGCCCCGCAGGACACCGCCCCCGGCACGGGCCTGGAAGGCCGCGCCGAGGAGCTCATCGGCCGGGTGTGGAAGGAGGTCCTCGGCGCCGCCTCCATCGGCCCCGACGACAACTTCTTCAAGCTCGGCGGCCACTCCCTGCTCGCCATCAAGCTGGTCTCCCGGGTCCGCGCCGAACTCTCCGTCGCCCTGCCGGTCAAGGCCGTCTACGCCAACCCCCGGCTGCGGGACCTCGCCGCCCACATCGAGGAACTGACGGCCGCGCGGGACGCCTGA
- a CDS encoding thioesterase II family protein, translating into MTTHSTPAFTPAPEDVVWDLPGDTPHRLSLLVLPHAGGNAHAYSVWREHLPADVRLLIGQYPGRGARYCEDLPGSVDDLALPVVDALPGDTGPLVVLGHSMGSLVAFEVVRTLQAAGRTPLGLVASACRAPVLPNQAPVHPERLDDDELVASIKERGGTDDGILDDPELREIVLPSIRADFAIDDAYQCTAPDVRLDCPVAVFGGDVDPIVPVGLLDGWALVAGNDVDPVVLPGDHFYFQQDLAGFFARLNPVLTSLQGAPATAA; encoded by the coding sequence ATGACCACCCACTCCACCCCCGCCTTCACCCCCGCGCCCGAGGACGTCGTCTGGGACCTGCCCGGCGACACCCCGCACCGCCTGTCCCTGCTGGTCCTGCCGCACGCCGGCGGCAACGCCCACGCCTACAGCGTCTGGCGCGAGCACCTCCCGGCCGACGTCCGGCTGCTCATCGGCCAGTACCCGGGCCGCGGCGCCCGCTACTGCGAGGACCTGCCCGGTTCCGTCGACGACCTCGCCCTCCCCGTCGTGGACGCCCTCCCCGGCGACACCGGCCCGCTGGTCGTCCTCGGGCACAGCATGGGCTCCCTCGTCGCCTTCGAGGTCGTCCGGACGCTCCAGGCCGCCGGCCGCACCCCGCTCGGCCTCGTCGCCTCCGCCTGCCGGGCGCCCGTCCTGCCCAACCAGGCGCCCGTCCACCCCGAGCGGCTCGACGACGACGAGCTGGTCGCCTCCATCAAGGAGCGCGGCGGCACCGACGACGGCATCCTCGACGACCCGGAGCTCCGCGAGATCGTCCTGCCGTCCATCCGCGCCGACTTCGCCATCGACGACGCCTACCAGTGCACCGCCCCCGACGTACGGCTCGACTGCCCGGTGGCCGTCTTCGGCGGCGACGTCGACCCGATCGTGCCGGTCGGCCTCCTCGACGGCTGGGCGCTCGTCGCCGGGAACGACGTCGACCCCGTGGTGCTGCCGGGCGACCACTTCTACTTCCAGCAGGACCTGGCCGGCTTCTTCGCCCGCCTCAACCCGGTCCTGACCTCCCTCCAGGGCGCGCCGGCCACCGCCGCCTGA